Proteins encoded in a region of the Labeo rohita strain BAU-BD-2019 chromosome 22, IGBB_LRoh.1.0, whole genome shotgun sequence genome:
- the LOC127154068 gene encoding uncharacterized protein LOC127154068 isoform X3 yields MTDSLSGVYTDRVPVSVMNGDSVTLHTEVERKHQESIKWYVRSVRVAQISEDFFCTDIKCKEVNERFRDRLKLDNQTGSLTITDITNTDSGEYKLIISSSSEKIFNVSVTDAPATELYEKKEGESVTLNAGVIKQPNNVMTWYFNETLITEITGDQSKICTDDLCNKRFRDRLKLDHQTGSLIITNVRITDSGDYKLKININSSTFSITRVKRFSVSITAVPDSGLPAAAVAGVVVAVLLVAAVAAGVVYRNRRSRTVLSQKEEDDDNSPDPKDIPLR; encoded by the exons GTCTCTCTGGTGTTTATACAGACAGAGTGCCAGTGTCAGTGATGAatggagattcagtcactctacacACTGAGGTTGAAAGAAAGCACCAAGAGAGTATTAAGTGGTATGTCAGGAGCGTTCGCGTTGCTCAAATCAGTGAAGATTTTTTCTGTACAGATATTAAGTGTAAAGAAGTTAATGAAAGAtttagagacagactgaagctggataatcagactggatctctgaccatcacagaCATCACAAACACAGACTCTGGGGAATATAAACTAATAATCAGCAGCAGCAGTGAAAAGATCTTCAATGTTTCCGTCACTG ATGCTCCTGCTACTGAACTATATGAAAAGAAGGAGGGTGAATCTGTCACTTTAAATGCTGGTGTAATAAAACAACCAAATAATGTGATGACGTGGTATTTTAATGAAACTCTCATCACTGAAATTACTGGAGATCAGAGTAAGATCTGTACAGATGATCTGTGTAAtaagagattcagagacagactgaaactggatcatcagactggatctctgatcATCACAAATGTCAGAATCACAGACTCTGGAGATTATAAACTCAAGATCAACATCAACAGCAGCACATTCAGTATCACCAGAGTGAAGAGATTCAGTGTTTCTATCACTG CTGTTCCAGATTCAGGTTTGCCTGCAGCTGCTGTAGCAGGAGTAGTTGTTGCTGTTCTGCTGGTTGCTGCTGTAGCTGCTGGTGTGGTTTACCGTAACCGCAGGAGCCGTACAGTATTATCACAGAAA
- the LOC127154068 gene encoding uncharacterized protein LOC127154068 isoform X4 yields MNGDSVTLHTEVERKHQESIKWYVRSVRVAQISEDFFCTDIKCKEVNERFRDRLKLDNQTGSLTITDITNTDSGEYKLIISSSSEKIFNVSVTDAPATELYEKKEGESVTLNAGVIKQPNNVMTWYFNETLITEITGDQSKICTDDLCNKRFRDRLKLDHQTGSLIITNVRITDSGDYKLKININSSTFSITRVKRFSVSITAVPDSGLPAAAVAGVVVAVLLVAAVAAGVVYRNRRSRTVLSQKEEDDDNSPDPKDIPLR; encoded by the exons ATGAatggagattcagtcactctacacACTGAGGTTGAAAGAAAGCACCAAGAGAGTATTAAGTGGTATGTCAGGAGCGTTCGCGTTGCTCAAATCAGTGAAGATTTTTTCTGTACAGATATTAAGTGTAAAGAAGTTAATGAAAGAtttagagacagactgaagctggataatcagactggatctctgaccatcacagaCATCACAAACACAGACTCTGGGGAATATAAACTAATAATCAGCAGCAGCAGTGAAAAGATCTTCAATGTTTCCGTCACTG ATGCTCCTGCTACTGAACTATATGAAAAGAAGGAGGGTGAATCTGTCACTTTAAATGCTGGTGTAATAAAACAACCAAATAATGTGATGACGTGGTATTTTAATGAAACTCTCATCACTGAAATTACTGGAGATCAGAGTAAGATCTGTACAGATGATCTGTGTAAtaagagattcagagacagactgaaactggatcatcagactggatctctgatcATCACAAATGTCAGAATCACAGACTCTGGAGATTATAAACTCAAGATCAACATCAACAGCAGCACATTCAGTATCACCAGAGTGAAGAGATTCAGTGTTTCTATCACTG CTGTTCCAGATTCAGGTTTGCCTGCAGCTGCTGTAGCAGGAGTAGTTGTTGCTGTTCTGCTGGTTGCTGCTGTAGCTGCTGGTGTGGTTTACCGTAACCGCAGGAGCCGTACAGTATTATCACAGAAA
- the LOC127154068 gene encoding uncharacterized protein LOC127154068 isoform X2, with product MIMELFFTVLGVAWFIRNHGLSGVYTDRVPVSVMNGDSVTLHTEVERKHQESIKWYVRSVRVAQISEDFFCTDIKCKEVNERFRDRLKLDNQTGSLTITDITNTDSGEYKLIISSSSEKIFNVSVTDAPATELYEKKEGESVTLNAGVIKQPNNVMTWYFNETLITEITGDQSKICTDDLCNKRFRDRLKLDHQTGSLIITNVRITDSGDYKLKININSSTFSITRVKRFSVSITAVPDSGLPAAAVAGVVVAVLLVAAVAAGVVYRNRRSRTVLSQKEEDDDNSPDPKDIPLR from the exons ATGATAATGGAGCTCTTCTTTACTGTACTCGGAGTAGCTTGGTTTATACGTAACCATG GTCTCTCTGGTGTTTATACAGACAGAGTGCCAGTGTCAGTGATGAatggagattcagtcactctacacACTGAGGTTGAAAGAAAGCACCAAGAGAGTATTAAGTGGTATGTCAGGAGCGTTCGCGTTGCTCAAATCAGTGAAGATTTTTTCTGTACAGATATTAAGTGTAAAGAAGTTAATGAAAGAtttagagacagactgaagctggataatcagactggatctctgaccatcacagaCATCACAAACACAGACTCTGGGGAATATAAACTAATAATCAGCAGCAGCAGTGAAAAGATCTTCAATGTTTCCGTCACTG ATGCTCCTGCTACTGAACTATATGAAAAGAAGGAGGGTGAATCTGTCACTTTAAATGCTGGTGTAATAAAACAACCAAATAATGTGATGACGTGGTATTTTAATGAAACTCTCATCACTGAAATTACTGGAGATCAGAGTAAGATCTGTACAGATGATCTGTGTAAtaagagattcagagacagactgaaactggatcatcagactggatctctgatcATCACAAATGTCAGAATCACAGACTCTGGAGATTATAAACTCAAGATCAACATCAACAGCAGCACATTCAGTATCACCAGAGTGAAGAGATTCAGTGTTTCTATCACTG CTGTTCCAGATTCAGGTTTGCCTGCAGCTGCTGTAGCAGGAGTAGTTGTTGCTGTTCTGCTGGTTGCTGCTGTAGCTGCTGGTGTGGTTTACCGTAACCGCAGGAGCCGTACAGTATTATCACAGAAA
- the LOC127154068 gene encoding uncharacterized protein LOC127154068 isoform X1 — protein MQDYNIYGLSGVYTDRVPVSVMNGDSVTLHTEVERKHQESIKWYVRSVRVAQISEDFFCTDIKCKEVNERFRDRLKLDNQTGSLTITDITNTDSGEYKLIISSSSEKIFNVSVTDAPATELYEKKEGESVTLNAGVIKQPNNVMTWYFNETLITEITGDQSKICTDDLCNKRFRDRLKLDHQTGSLIITNVRITDSGDYKLKININSSTFSITRVKRFSVSITAVPDSGLPAAAVAGVVVAVLLVAAVAAGVVYRNRRSRTVLSQKEEDDDNSPDPKDIPLR, from the exons GTCTCTCTGGTGTTTATACAGACAGAGTGCCAGTGTCAGTGATGAatggagattcagtcactctacacACTGAGGTTGAAAGAAAGCACCAAGAGAGTATTAAGTGGTATGTCAGGAGCGTTCGCGTTGCTCAAATCAGTGAAGATTTTTTCTGTACAGATATTAAGTGTAAAGAAGTTAATGAAAGAtttagagacagactgaagctggataatcagactggatctctgaccatcacagaCATCACAAACACAGACTCTGGGGAATATAAACTAATAATCAGCAGCAGCAGTGAAAAGATCTTCAATGTTTCCGTCACTG ATGCTCCTGCTACTGAACTATATGAAAAGAAGGAGGGTGAATCTGTCACTTTAAATGCTGGTGTAATAAAACAACCAAATAATGTGATGACGTGGTATTTTAATGAAACTCTCATCACTGAAATTACTGGAGATCAGAGTAAGATCTGTACAGATGATCTGTGTAAtaagagattcagagacagactgaaactggatcatcagactggatctctgatcATCACAAATGTCAGAATCACAGACTCTGGAGATTATAAACTCAAGATCAACATCAACAGCAGCACATTCAGTATCACCAGAGTGAAGAGATTCAGTGTTTCTATCACTG CTGTTCCAGATTCAGGTTTGCCTGCAGCTGCTGTAGCAGGAGTAGTTGTTGCTGTTCTGCTGGTTGCTGCTGTAGCTGCTGGTGTGGTTTACCGTAACCGCAGGAGCCGTACAGTATTATCACAGAAA